The window TGGACTGCAAAAATTGATGGTCATCTGCATATTGCAGCCAGTAGTGTTCCGGCTAAATATGCAATTCCGACTTTATTGGCCAAATTCTTAGGGGAGTATAAAGGAATTCAATTTGTCCTTAACCAAAGCGGTTCAGAAATTGTTGCAGCCAAGCTGTTGAACGGGGATGTCGAAATCGGCGTGCTGGGTAAACAATACCACGAGGATCAGTTAACTTTTATTCCTTTTCTGCAAGAAAAGCTGGTCTTAATCACACCCAGCAGCATTCATTTAAACAATCATATTTCCATTACTGAACTGGTGGATTACCCTTTTATTTTTCGGAAGTCAGATTCGGGCACCCAGGCAAATGTCGTTCAAATGCTGCATACATCAGGTATTACGCTTTCCGACTTGCAGGTTGCCGGCTACTGCGACAACCTCGAAGCTCTTAAAGAAAGTGTCAGGGAAGGGATTGGCATCTCAATCATTTCAGGCATAGCCGCTCTGGATTATGTCAAAAGCAGACAGATCAATGCCTATGAACTTGCTGAACTGCCCGAGAAAAGAATGTTCTATTTTGCCCACCATAAAAAAAGAACCCTGTCTCCCTGGGCAGAAACTTTTATTCACTTCTGCCTGAAATCAGCCGGTCTTGTTTCGAATCAATATGCATCTTTGCCTGACTAACTTACCCTAGAAACCATCTATCACTTCTAAAAATATAAACGGGATATAATCTAACCGTGCCCA is drawn from Dehalobacter sp. 12DCB1 and contains these coding sequences:
- a CDS encoding selenium metabolism-associated LysR family transcriptional regulator; amino-acid sequence: MLLHQLEIFTQVAEKNSFSKAAQSLFLSQSTVSTHISNLEHYFGQKLFDRLGKEIVLTPFGEKLYPWAREILNVKDRALWEMKGWTAKIDGHLHIAASSVPAKYAIPTLLAKFLGEYKGIQFVLNQSGSEIVAAKLLNGDVEIGVLGKQYHEDQLTFIPFLQEKLVLITPSSIHLNNHISITELVDYPFIFRKSDSGTQANVVQMLHTSGITLSDLQVAGYCDNLEALKESVREGIGISIISGIAALDYVKSRQINAYELAELPEKRMFYFAHHKKRTLSPWAETFIHFCLKSAGLVSNQYASLPD